In the genome of Acidobacteriota bacterium, the window AATAATATTTTACTTTGCGCCATGCGGCAAGCTTATAAAAAGACGAAAAGGGGGCATCTTTTACGATGCCCCCACCGTTTCCGGCTCAATTGATGCTGATTTTCTTTGGCTTGGCTTGCTCTGTTTTGAGAAGAGTGATCTCAAGAACTCCATCCTTGTAGTTTGCCTTCACTGTGCTCGTGTCCACGCTTGAGGGGAGAGAAAAACTTCTGCTGAATTTGCCATAGCACCGTTCGAGGCGATAGGCATTCTTTTCTTCGACTTCCTTTGCTCTCTTCTTCTCACCGGATATGGTGAGAATGCCATTATCAACATTTATTTCTATTTCATCCTTGTTAATTCCTGGCATTTCTGCTTTCATCACCAGACTATCTGCATCTTCATAGACATCCATCCTAGGTGTCCACATGGCATAATCT includes:
- a CDS encoding Hsp20/alpha crystallin family protein gives rise to the protein MSLVKWDPFREMERSTRRLNRLFGDPLIRFFEEEDYAMWTPRMDVYEDADSLVMKAEMPGINKDEIEINVDNGILTISGEKKRAKEVEEKNAYRLERCYGKFSRSFSLPSSVDTSTVKANYKDGVLEITLLKTEQAKPKKISIN